The region CGGGTTTTCGCGGATAAATAGTAAGATACTGCCCTATTCTTACATTATTACCTCTTAGGTTGTTCCAACGTTTTATACTACTCACACTTACCCCGTAGCGCTGGGCAATTCTTCCTAAATAATCCCCACTTTTTACACGATACCTTATTTGTTCTTCGGCTTTTACAAATTCGGGGAAAGCTTTTGCTTTATTTTGAATATCTTCTTCAGCAAAATTATAGATAGCAGCTTCGTTACTAACAAAAGCTCCACTAACCGTGGCGGGAAGCCTAATCATATAATTTTCATCTTCAATAAAGGGGATAACGTCTAGCTTGTAGCTGGGATTTAAAAACTGAAGCATTTCTTTTTCTACACCGGTAACTTTAGAAATTTGATCGAAAGTGATCAACTTTTTCACTTTTATTGTGTCGGTTTCAAAAAAAGCGATGTCAGGTCCTTGGGGCTGAAAGTTATGTTCATCGGCATACTCAAAAAGATAGAGTGTGGCAAGAAATGCAGGTACATAACCTGCTGTTTCACGGGGTAAAAACCTTCTTAGTTCCCAGTAATTATTAGACCCACCACTACGGCGAATTGCTTTTGAAACATTTCCTGGACCCGAATTATAAGAAGCCAGTACTAAATCCCAATCTTCAAAAGATCGATATAGGTTTGCCAGGTATTTTGCAGCGGCTTCAGTAGACATTTGAGGATCCATGCGCTCATCTACATAGCTGCTTACATCAAGTCCGTGTGCTTTTCCAGTTCTGTACATAAACTGCCAAAGGCCGGTAGCACCCACCCAGGATTTTGCTCTAGGGTTTAAAGCCGATTCTACAATGGCCAGGTACTTTATCTCCAGCGGAATATCGTAACGATCCAGCTGTTGCTCAAACATTGGGAAGTAATACTCACTTAACGCCATAAGACGCTCCATTGCCTTCTTATTGCGCTTTAAGTAAGAGTTGATTACACTTTCCAGTACCGGATGGTACTCTACGTTAAACGGCGTACGTGCATTTAATTTTGCCAGCCTGGCCTTTAAAGTATCGGTGGGAAGTTCTCTATTTACTTCATCTTCGTAATCCTGCTCCCTGATGCTTTTATACATCTTATCAAATAGATCTGAATTGGTAAGTTGTGCTTTCCAAACAGAATCAATTTCGGCTGCACGTGGAAGATCTTCTAACGAAACGGCGGAAGAATCCCTAATCACAGCCGAAATTGGTAATTTATCTTTAAATTCTGGATCTGGATGAGCAAGAATAATTTTACTACTATCTACCTTTTGGAAGATCTGTACTCTAAAATTAGCTTTCTCTACCTGCTTCCCCTTCTCTTCTTCCTGCGCCTGAAGGCTAATTCCTAAAAGGAATACAAGAGATAAAATTATATACTTACCCATAATAATATTCAAGATTTAAAAAAGAACGTAAAATCCTCGATTTTAGTACGTTTTATTTCCCTATTGCCTCAATACCGGGCAGGGATTTTCCTTCTAACATTTCCAACATGGCACCGCCACCGGTAGAAACATAACTTACTTTTTCTTCAAAGCCGAATTTTTTAACCGCGGCTACAGAATCACCACCACCGACTAATGAGAAAGCTCCGTTTTTGGTAGCTTCAGCGATTGAGTTTCCTAAAGCGATGGTTCCTTTTGAAAATTTATCCATTTCAAATACGCCAAGTGGGCCATTCCAAAGAATAATTTTAGATTCCTGAATTACAGCATCAAAATTTTTGATACTCTCTGGTCCGGCATCAAGCCCCATCCAACCGTCGGGAATTTCATTGATTTTAGTAGTATCTGTAGAAGCCTGTTCAGAAAAACTATCAGCAATTATAGAATCAACTGGAAGATGAACCTGTACGTTTTTGGCTTCGGCTTTTTTAAGAATTTCCAGAGCCAATTCCTGTTTGTCTTTTTCTACAAGAGAATTTCCTATTTTTCCGCCTTTGGCGAGAATAAAAGTATACGCCATTCCGCCTCCAATAATCAAATGATCTACTTTATCAAGAATATTCTCAATCACTGTAATTTTAGATGAAACTTTAGCACCACCTAAAACTGCGGTTACCGGTTTTTCTTTACTATGAAGTACCTTATCAAGGTTTTTAATTTCTTTTTCCAATAAATATCCGAAACATTTATCGTCAAAATATTTTGCCACTATAGTGGTAGAGGCGTGAGCACGGTGAGCGGTACCAAAGGCATCGTTAACATAAATATCCCCAAGTTGAGACAGTTGTTTTGCAAATTCTTCGTCACCGCCTTTTTCCTCTTTGTGAAATCTAAGGTTTTCAAGTAATAAGATTTCACCGGGGTTTAAATTATCGGCTGCAGTTTTAACTTCCGCTCCAACACAATCGTTCACAAATTTGGGTTCTACCCCAATAACCTCTGCAACTTTCTTTACAATATGTTTTAACGAGTATTTTTCTTCTTTGCCTTCTGGCCTGCCAAGATGCGACATTAAAACAACGCTGCCTCCATCCTCTAAAATTTTAAGAATTGTTGGTTTTGCAGCTTCAATTCTATTGGCATCAGTTACTTCCTGATCTTTATTTAAGGGAACATTAAAATCTACTCTTATTAATGCCTGTTTGTCTTTAAAATTAAAATCGTTTAAAGTCTTCATTTTTCATTTCTTTATTTAAAACCAAAATCTGGTTTAGTTGGTTAAGATTAAGCCCAATCGGCTTTTATTCAGTATACGCTATTTACAAATATAAATTTTTCCGAAGACATTAAAGTGTATATAAATTTTATATTTGCTTATGCTTTTTGAAGAAATAATAGGGTTACAACATTTAAAGAAACATCTTACTACCACCGCTGACAACGGCCGTGTTCCACATGCGCAGTTATTTATAGGAAAAAGCGGTAGTGGTACTTTGCCTCTTGCCATTGCTTACGCGCAATACATACTTTGTAAAAATAAGGAAGGAGAAAACAATGCTGGAAACAGTAATTGTAATGAGCGATTTAAAAAACTGGCGCATCCCGATCTTCATTTTGCATTTCCGGTTGCTGCTAACCAGAAAGTTAAAAAGCATCCTGTTTCTTCTCACTTTTTAGAAGAATGGCGGGAATTTGTAAAAACCGATCCCTACGGAAGTTTATTTGAATGGTATCAAAAACTTGGTATTGAAAATAAACAAGGTCAAATTGGTGTAGATGAAGCCCAGGAAGTAGTTAAATCCCTTTCTTTAAAAGCTTATGAAGGCGGATTTAAAATTATGATTATTTGGATGGCCGAAAAGATGAATACAGCGGCTGCCAATAAATTGTTGAAATTAATAGAAGAACCACCAAACAATACGCTTTTTCTACTGGTTACAGAAGATGAAGAGCAAATTATACAAACCATAAGATCCCGTTGCCAGAAACTGCAATTCCCTCCTTTGCCAGAAGATGAAATTGCCGGTTTTTTAGAAAAAAATGAAAATTGCAGCAAGCCCGATGCTTTAAAAATTGCCCACCAGGCAAACGGCAGTTATACCCGCGCTTTACATTTATTACAAAAAGATAGCGGAGATCAGCAATTTGAAACCTGGTTTATCAATTGGGTGCGTAGTGCATTTAAAGCTAAAGGAAATCGAGCTACGGTGCTTGAACTTATCGCCTGGAGCGAAGAAATTGCAGGAATGGGACGCGAATCTCAAAAGAGCTTTTTACTGTATTGCATAGACTTTTTCCGCCAGGCCTTAATGCTGAATTATAAAGCCGAAAAACTGGTATATCTTGAACCGGCCACGCCTGGTTTTAAACTGGAGAAATTTGCGCCCTTTGTACACGGAAATAATATTAAAGAGATTATTGCCGCACTTGAAGAAGCCATTTATCATATTGAAAGAAACGGAAATGCAAAAATTATTCTTACCGATCTTTCTATTAGATTAACTCGATATTTACATAAAAAAGCCGCTTAAACTATGGAAAACCTATACGTAAACATCACTGAAATTTTAATCTTGCTTTTTATTCTTATCACTTTCTTACAATCTGGGATAGATAAAGCTGCAGATTGGGAAGGAAACACAGGATGGCTAAAAGATCATTTCTCGGGAACTTTCTTGGCAGGACAGGTACCTTTAATGGTAGGAATAATTATGATCATTGAAATCATTACCGGATTTGCTACTATCCTGGGAATTATTTGGCTAATCGCTTATAACGACCCAACAGTGGCGCTTTACGCCTGCATTCTGGCTGCTATTACCCTCTTAATGTTATTATTCGGACAAAGAATTGCTAAAGATTACGCCGGTGCTTTTACATTAACCGGTTACTTTATCGTGGTGATTTTTGGAGTTTATTTAATGTCTTAAAATAGAAAAAGGCCTGAGAAGTTCTTTTTTCGTCCGGCCGTGCCGACGATTATAGAAAACTTCTCAGACCTCTTTAAAAAACTCAGAACTTATCTTTAGTTCTTGTTATAAGTTTCATTCAAATTATCAAGGATTTCCTGAGTTAGATCTTTCCCATCTTTCGCATACATTATATTGGCAGATTCGTTAGAGCCAAAAATATAAGTGTAGCCATTCTCTTCACCATAATCTGCTACATAATCCTTTACTTTATTTACAATAGAATCTATAACAGCATCACTCTGCTCCCTAAGGCGATTGCCTTGCATTTGTTGTTGCTGCTGAATTCTTTGCTGCTTTTGCATTAATACCTGCTCTTTTTCCTGGCGTTGCGCCTGAGATAGAGAATTCATTTCTTCCTGGTACGCCTGAACTTCCTGTTGGAAAGTTCTCGCAATAGAATCTAATTGTCTTTTTACAGAATCTGATTGTGTAGAAAATTCAGCTTCCACATCTTTCATCTCTTTGTACTCCTGGATAAGTTTTGTGGTATCTACATAAGCCGTTTTTTCCTGGTCACAGGAAGTAAGTAAAACAGCAACTACCAAAATCATTAAAAGTTTTTTCATCATTAGTTAAATTTGTTTGCAGCAAATGTATGAAAGTTAAATTTTTGATTTAAACCAAAATCGACTTATGAACTACATATAAGAAATTCTTATCTATAAAATTATAATGATAAATTTAATAGATGAAAAATGAATTAAATAGCTCACAAATAAGCTGATTTCTCGAAATAAACCTGATACATATTATCCTGAAGGTAAAACGGGCTTAAATACGCTTAAAATGCGTTTTTTAGCTTTTTAGGAAGAAATAAACAAGTGAAGAATACTCTGAAGTGCTTTGCGCTTTCAAATTAGACTTTACACCAATTTTAAAGGCTTCTATCATATTTGAATTTCCTGTTTTATTTTTTTCTGAAAGTAAACTCACATAAAACGAATCAAAAACAAGAGGTTTGGTTTTAAGCTTTTCAAAATTATGCCTTTTGAACAACTCGTTAATTCCAGTTTGAGAAAAGTGCCAAAGATGTCTCGGTACATCATAAGCCGCCCAAAACTCTTTGTAATATTCGGCATCAAAACTTTTAAAATTGGGCACGGCGATAACCGCTACCCCATTAGGTTTTAATAGTCGGTATAATTCTTTGAGCTGAAAATCTAAATCTGGAACATGTTCCAAAACGTGCCACATAGTAATTACATCAAAAGAAGCATCTTTAAAATAAGATAATTCTTGCTGAAGTTCAATGCCTTTTTCAGCAGCTAATTTTCTTGCCTGTGCATTTGGTTCAATGCCTTCAACATTCCATTTCTTTCTATTTGCAGCTAATAAAAAATCTCCGGTTCCGGCTCCGATATCCAATAAGTTATTTCCTTTTGAAACTTTATGGATCCATTTCAGCTTTTGCAGCAGCATAAAATTCTTTACTCCCTGGTAAAGCTTATCGGTAAAACTTTTACTGGAATCTGTATGGGAAATATAATTTTCACTTTCGTAGTAAGCCGAAAGATCTTCGGGTTTTGGAATCGTTTCTAAAATATCAAAATCACTTCTCTTTTGTAACTGAAATTCTTCACCAGAAACTAAATGATCTTTACAAGTTAAATGGAAATTCTTATCGGGCATTAAAAGAATTTTTGGTCGGGATTATTCTCGGTAAAGTTTCTAAATTCTTCACGTATTTCAGTTAATTCTTCCAAAAGAGGTTTTTGAAAAATAGAGTTTTCTGCTAAGTGATCTACACCGGTTTTATCGGTTACCGTAATCCCCACAAAAAACATTAGATCGCTCTCTCTATTTTCAACATCACCGCCAAATAAAAGCCCGGTGAAATCCATATACTTTTCCTTATCGGAATAATCAAAAACGGTGACAATAAATTCGTGATCTGAGTTCTCCAAAAAACTGGTTTTAAAATTCACTAAATCATCATTTCTCTTTAAGTCGAAATAATTCCTAAACCAATCCTTTGTTTTTTGCACCTTAATCGGACTACTAAATTTAAAAGAAGTATACTCCGATTTAACTACAGGAGAACTTAATTCTGACGTCTCAATTTCCTTTACAGAATGCGTAGTAATTACGCAAGATTGAAAAATTAAAAAAGCGAAGAGAAACAAGAATCTCTTATTTCCTGAACTCGTATTTAAATAAAAAGTCTGACTAATCTTTGTAATATTTTTCAAGCTACTTCCTTCTGTAATTATCTCAGCAATTCTACTTCAAAAAAAATTGTTCCACGTGGAACGTTTAAATCATCTTCCCATATAAACCAACAAAACAGAAATATCATTAGGACTTACCCCGCTTATTCTTGAGGCTTGTGAAATTGATGTTGGTTGAATTTTATTCAGTTTCTCCCGTGCCTCAAAAGACATAGATTTGATCTTAGAATAATCAAAATCATTCGGAATCTTCACATCTTCCAGTCTATTTAATTTATCGGCATTGTTCTTCTCCTTTGCAATATACCCTGAATATTTCACCTGAATTTCGGTCTGTTCCAAAATCTCGGTATTCAAATTATTCTCCTGAATATAGTCTTCTACTCCGGGGAAATTCCGAACATCATCCATCGTAATATTTGGACGCGAAAATATTTTAAAAATCTTGTCGCTCTGTTTCATCGGCGAAGAATTATTCGCTTCCAGAATAGGATTTGCATCCTCATGAGAAACACTTTTATTCTTCAGGAAATTGACAAAACCGGAAGATTTTTCTTTCTTCTCCTCCATTTTCCGCATACGTTCTTCAGAGGCCAAACCTAATTTATAAGATCGTTCGGTCAATCTAAAATCGGCATTATCCTGGCGCAATAAAGTTCTGTATTCAGCACGGGAAGTAAACATTCTATAAGGCTCTTCTGTCCCTTTCGTGATAAGATCGTCTATAAGAACACCTATATAAGCTTCGTTTCTTTTAATAATAAATTCTTCTTTCTCCTGAACTTTTAAAGCGGCATTTATTCCTGCCATTAATCCCTGGCAAGCGGCTTCTTCGTATCCTGTAGTTCCATTGATTTGGCCGGCGAAATATAGTCCGTCAACCAACTTCGTTTCCAAAGTGTGTTTTAACTGTGTGGGTGGAAAATAATCGTATTCTATCGCGTAACCGGGTCTAAAAAATTTCACATTCTCAAATCCGGCAACAGATTTCAAAGCTTTAAATTGAACGTCTTCAGGAAGGGAAGTTGAAAAACCATTTACATATACTTCTACCGTTTTCCATCCTTCTGGCTCCACAAAAAGTTGATGCCTATCCTTATCTGCAAATCGGTTTATTTTATCTTCAATACTTGGGCAATATCTAGGCCCAATACTTTGAATTCGCCCATTAAACATTGGTGATCTTTCAAAGCCATCTTTAAGAATTTCGTGAACCTCGGGAGAGGTGTATGTCATATAGCAAGAACGTTGCTTTTTTAAAGGCTGGGTTTCATCTAAAAAAGAAAATTTAGAAGGAATTTCATCCCCAGGCTGCTCTACCATTTTAGAATAATCTAAAGATCTGCCATCTACTCTTGGAGGTGTTCCGGTTTTCATTCTACCAGATTCAAAACCTGCGTCAACAAGATCTTTTGTGATACCGGTAGCGGCTCTTTCTCCTGCTCTACCACCGCCAAAATTCTTATCTCCAATATGAATTAATCCATTTAGAAAAGTACCATTAGTTAGCACCACAGATTTAGCTCGAATTTCCAAGCCTAAAGAAGTTCTGACCCCTTTAAGTTCATTTCCTTCTAAAATCAAACCGGCAACCATTTCCTGGTAGAAATCAAGATTAGGAGTTTGCTCTAATCTAAGTCTCCAATGCTCAGCAAACATCATTCTGTCGCTTTGCACTCTCGGGCTCCACATTGCAGGCCCTTTAGATTTATTAAGCATTTTAAATTGAATGGCACTCGTATCACTAACCAATCCGCTGTAACCACCCATCGCATCAATCTCGCGCAAAATTTGTCCTTTTGCAATCCCGCCCATTGCAGGATTACAACTCATTTGCGCAATATTCTGCAGATTCATCGTCACCAACAAGGTTTTAGAACCCATATTTGCGGCTGCGGCTGCGGCTTCACTTCCAGCGTGACCGCCACCTACTACAATAACATCATATTCACTTTCGAACATAAAAATTCTT is a window of Salegentibacter salegens DNA encoding:
- a CDS encoding class I SAM-dependent methyltransferase, producing MPDKNFHLTCKDHLVSGEEFQLQKRSDFDILETIPKPEDLSAYYESENYISHTDSSKSFTDKLYQGVKNFMLLQKLKWIHKVSKGNNLLDIGAGTGDFLLAANRKKWNVEGIEPNAQARKLAAEKGIELQQELSYFKDASFDVITMWHVLEHVPDLDFQLKELYRLLKPNGVAVIAVPNFKSFDAEYYKEFWAAYDVPRHLWHFSQTGINELFKRHNFEKLKTKPLVFDSFYVSLLSEKNKTGNSNMIEAFKIGVKSNLKAQSTSEYSSLVYFFLKS
- a CDS encoding OmpH family outer membrane protein; amino-acid sequence: MMKKLLMILVVAVLLTSCDQEKTAYVDTTKLIQEYKEMKDVEAEFSTQSDSVKRQLDSIARTFQQEVQAYQEEMNSLSQAQRQEKEQVLMQKQQRIQQQQQMQGNRLREQSDAVIDSIVNKVKDYVADYGEENGYTYIFGSNESANIMYAKDGKDLTQEILDNLNETYNKN
- a CDS encoding LysM peptidoglycan-binding domain-containing protein, which encodes MGKYIILSLVFLLGISLQAQEEEKGKQVEKANFRVQIFQKVDSSKIILAHPDPEFKDKLPISAVIRDSSAVSLEDLPRAAEIDSVWKAQLTNSDLFDKMYKSIREQDYEDEVNRELPTDTLKARLAKLNARTPFNVEYHPVLESVINSYLKRNKKAMERLMALSEYYFPMFEQQLDRYDIPLEIKYLAIVESALNPRAKSWVGATGLWQFMYRTGKAHGLDVSSYVDERMDPQMSTEAAAKYLANLYRSFEDWDLVLASYNSGPGNVSKAIRRSGGSNNYWELRRFLPRETAGYVPAFLATLYLFEYADEHNFQPQGPDIAFFETDTIKVKKLITFDQISKVTGVEKEMLQFLNPSYKLDVIPFIEDENYMIRLPATVSGAFVSNEAAIYNFAEEDIQNKAKAFPEFVKAEEQIRYRVKSGDYLGRIAQRYGVSVSSIKRWNNLRGNNVRIGQYLTIYPRKPGTETQNASAENSRNNSEKTYTVKKGDSLWSISRKFPGVTVQNLRAWNDMGNNSLKPGMELKLSKG
- a CDS encoding phosphoglycerate kinase produces the protein MKTLNDFNFKDKQALIRVDFNVPLNKDQEVTDANRIEAAKPTILKILEDGGSVVLMSHLGRPEGKEEKYSLKHIVKKVAEVIGVEPKFVNDCVGAEVKTAADNLNPGEILLLENLRFHKEEKGGDEEFAKQLSQLGDIYVNDAFGTAHRAHASTTIVAKYFDDKCFGYLLEKEIKNLDKVLHSKEKPVTAVLGGAKVSSKITVIENILDKVDHLIIGGGMAYTFILAKGGKIGNSLVEKDKQELALEILKKAEAKNVQVHLPVDSIIADSFSEQASTDTTKINEIPDGWMGLDAGPESIKNFDAVIQESKIILWNGPLGVFEMDKFSKGTIALGNSIAEATKNGAFSLVGGGDSVAAVKKFGFEEKVSYVSTGGGAMLEMLEGKSLPGIEAIGK
- a CDS encoding DoxX family protein, producing MENLYVNITEILILLFILITFLQSGIDKAADWEGNTGWLKDHFSGTFLAGQVPLMVGIIMIIEIITGFATILGIIWLIAYNDPTVALYACILAAITLLMLLFGQRIAKDYAGAFTLTGYFIVVIFGVYLMS
- the mnmG gene encoding tRNA uridine-5-carboxymethylaminomethyl(34) synthesis enzyme MnmG — encoded protein: MFESEYDVIVVGGGHAGSEAAAAAANMGSKTLLVTMNLQNIAQMSCNPAMGGIAKGQILREIDAMGGYSGLVSDTSAIQFKMLNKSKGPAMWSPRVQSDRMMFAEHWRLRLEQTPNLDFYQEMVAGLILEGNELKGVRTSLGLEIRAKSVVLTNGTFLNGLIHIGDKNFGGGRAGERAATGITKDLVDAGFESGRMKTGTPPRVDGRSLDYSKMVEQPGDEIPSKFSFLDETQPLKKQRSCYMTYTSPEVHEILKDGFERSPMFNGRIQSIGPRYCPSIEDKINRFADKDRHQLFVEPEGWKTVEVYVNGFSTSLPEDVQFKALKSVAGFENVKFFRPGYAIEYDYFPPTQLKHTLETKLVDGLYFAGQINGTTGYEEAACQGLMAGINAALKVQEKEEFIIKRNEAYIGVLIDDLITKGTEEPYRMFTSRAEYRTLLRQDNADFRLTERSYKLGLASEERMRKMEEKKEKSSGFVNFLKNKSVSHEDANPILEANNSSPMKQSDKIFKIFSRPNITMDDVRNFPGVEDYIQENNLNTEILEQTEIQVKYSGYIAKEKNNADKLNRLEDVKIPNDFDYSKIKSMSFEAREKLNKIQPTSISQASRISGVSPNDISVLLVYMGR
- a CDS encoding DNA polymerase III subunit, which produces MLFEEIIGLQHLKKHLTTTADNGRVPHAQLFIGKSGSGTLPLAIAYAQYILCKNKEGENNAGNSNCNERFKKLAHPDLHFAFPVAANQKVKKHPVSSHFLEEWREFVKTDPYGSLFEWYQKLGIENKQGQIGVDEAQEVVKSLSLKAYEGGFKIMIIWMAEKMNTAAANKLLKLIEEPPNNTLFLLVTEDEEQIIQTIRSRCQKLQFPPLPEDEIAGFLEKNENCSKPDALKIAHQANGSYTRALHLLQKDSGDQQFETWFINWVRSAFKAKGNRATVLELIAWSEEIAGMGRESQKSFLLYCIDFFRQALMLNYKAEKLVYLEPATPGFKLEKFAPFVHGNNIKEIIAALEEAIYHIERNGNAKIILTDLSIRLTRYLHKKAA